A portion of the Candidatus Abyssobacteria bacterium SURF_5 genome contains these proteins:
- the ispH gene encoding 4-hydroxy-3-methylbut-2-enyl diphosphate reductase: MKRSIQISDQAGYCFGVRRALDLAREQLVKEGKLVYSIGPIIHNPQVVAEFKKKGLLPVESLEGIDEGILLIRSHGVEKELLEEAERKGLEIIDATCPFVKNAQRMARQLSEAGYQLVIVGEETHPEVKGILSYAGRNPVVVNSIHQLKGKSIGPKVGMLAQTTQSLENFIEVARGVLAVTYECRIFNTICNATASRQASAVELAGSVDVMFVVGGKNSANTTRLAGLCRAAGAVVYHIETADEIVPEMIANKKRIGITAGASTPRSQVDRVKAVLEEINTNG; encoded by the coding sequence ATGAAGCGCTCGATCCAAATCTCCGATCAGGCCGGCTATTGTTTCGGAGTCCGGCGAGCGCTGGACCTGGCCCGTGAACAACTCGTAAAAGAAGGCAAGCTTGTGTATTCCATTGGTCCCATAATCCATAATCCGCAGGTTGTCGCCGAATTCAAGAAAAAGGGTCTCTTGCCCGTGGAATCGCTCGAGGGGATCGATGAAGGAATTCTCCTGATCCGTTCTCACGGGGTCGAGAAGGAACTGCTCGAGGAGGCGGAGCGCAAAGGGCTCGAAATAATAGATGCGACGTGCCCATTTGTAAAAAATGCGCAGCGGATGGCGCGCCAGTTGTCCGAGGCGGGCTATCAGCTCGTGATTGTCGGCGAGGAAACCCATCCGGAAGTGAAAGGCATCCTGAGTTACGCCGGCAGGAATCCCGTGGTCGTAAATTCCATTCATCAGCTAAAAGGAAAATCAATCGGTCCGAAAGTTGGAATGCTCGCCCAGACGACGCAGTCGCTGGAGAATTTTATCGAGGTCGCGCGAGGCGTTCTCGCCGTGACGTATGAATGCCGCATTTTTAACACCATCTGTAACGCGACCGCCTCCCGGCAGGCATCCGCCGTTGAGCTTGCAGGCTCGGTGGACGTCATGTTCGTGGTTGGAGGAAAGAACAGCGCGAATACCACCCGCCTTGCCGGATTGTGCCGGGCGGCGGGTGCGGTCGTCTATCATATTGAGACTGCCGATGAGATCGTGCCGGAGATGATCGCAAACAAGAAACGAATCGGGATAACGGCGGGCGCATCCACACCCCGATCACAGGTCGACAGGGTGAAGGCAGTGCTCGAAGAGATCAACACGAACGGTTAA
- a CDS encoding (d)CMP kinase, whose amino-acid sequence MQDKDKMVIAIDGPAGAGKSTIAKLVARRYSLLYIDTGAMYRAVAWKALARGADLSNEAAVAEIAAGMRIELQPSDEGTRVIADGQDITSVIRNPEVTDASSRIATFGKVRDILVERQQEIGRERGVVMEGRDIGSVVFPHAPLKFYLDATIEERARRRKRDLDLAGHHVELHELERQVLERDRRDMTRKVGPLKKADDAVVIDTNDLSIDEVVDAVSEHVAAFLRGAVNQ is encoded by the coding sequence ATGCAGGATAAAGACAAAATGGTGATAGCGATCGACGGTCCCGCAGGCGCGGGCAAGAGCACGATCGCAAAGTTGGTCGCGAGGCGCTACTCGCTTCTGTACATCGATACGGGTGCAATGTACCGTGCGGTCGCGTGGAAAGCGCTTGCGCGGGGCGCCGACCTTTCAAATGAGGCTGCGGTTGCGGAGATAGCGGCAGGTATGCGCATCGAGTTGCAGCCAAGCGACGAAGGAACTCGGGTGATTGCGGACGGTCAGGATATCACTTCGGTTATCAGGAATCCTGAGGTCACCGACGCGAGTTCCAGGATTGCCACGTTTGGCAAGGTTCGCGATATTCTGGTCGAGCGCCAGCAGGAAATCGGGCGCGAGCGTGGAGTCGTTATGGAAGGGAGAGACATTGGCTCGGTGGTTTTCCCGCATGCTCCGCTGAAATTTTATCTGGACGCCACGATCGAGGAACGCGCGCGCCGGAGAAAAAGGGACCTTGATCTCGCGGGACATCATGTCGAGCTCCACGAATTGGAGCGGCAGGTCCTCGAGCGCGACCGGCGCGATATGACGAGGAAAGTGGGGCCGTTGAAGAAAGCCGACGATGCCGTGGTTATCGATACAAATGATCTATCGATTGACGAGGTTGTGGATGCGGTTTCTGAACATGTCGCAGCCTTTCTGCGAGGGGCGGTGAATCAATGA
- a CDS encoding phosphopentomutase has product MARVILIILDGVGVGALPDAAEYGDEDANSVAHAAAAFEGFRLPNLRKMGLGNIAPISGVPPAREPICAYGKMGEVSAGKDTTTGHWEMMGVVLDEPFPVFPEGFPADLIQAFERRSGRKTIGNKPASGTRIIEELGPRHLQTGELIIYTSADSVFQVAAHVDVMPVDELHRICEIARSLLTGPLQVSRVIARPFSGEPGDFVRTADRKDFSVEPPESTLLDSILDAGMQVRGVGKLDDIFAQRGFTACSHVSNNTEGIELIKQEMRARFEGLLFANLIDFDMKYGHRNDSEGYARALMEFDEAAPDYLDLLSDQELLIITSDHGNDPTTPSTDHSREYVPLLVKSARRERGTCLGTRETFADVGQTIAAFFRLPVLKAGKSFLGDLL; this is encoded by the coding sequence ATGGCCAGGGTGATCCTCATTATTTTGGATGGCGTCGGAGTCGGAGCGCTTCCCGATGCCGCAGAGTATGGAGACGAAGACGCCAATTCCGTTGCTCATGCTGCGGCAGCCTTTGAAGGGTTCCGATTGCCGAATTTGCGGAAAATGGGGTTGGGCAATATCGCCCCGATTTCGGGAGTTCCTCCGGCACGTGAACCAATCTGCGCCTATGGAAAAATGGGCGAGGTGTCCGCCGGCAAGGATACGACGACCGGCCATTGGGAAATGATGGGCGTCGTTCTCGACGAACCTTTTCCGGTTTTCCCCGAGGGGTTCCCGGCCGATTTAATCCAAGCTTTTGAGCGGAGGAGCGGTCGAAAAACGATCGGAAATAAACCCGCTTCCGGAACACGGATTATCGAGGAACTCGGGCCGCGGCATCTTCAAACCGGTGAATTGATCATTTATACGTCTGCGGATTCTGTGTTCCAGGTGGCGGCGCACGTCGACGTGATGCCCGTGGATGAACTCCACCGAATCTGCGAGATCGCGCGCTCTCTTCTGACCGGCCCGCTGCAGGTGAGCCGAGTGATCGCGCGGCCGTTCTCGGGAGAACCCGGCGACTTCGTCCGGACGGCGGACCGCAAGGATTTTTCCGTTGAGCCGCCGGAAAGCACGCTTCTGGATTCCATTCTCGATGCAGGAATGCAAGTGCGCGGCGTTGGCAAGCTGGATGACATTTTCGCACAGCGAGGCTTTACGGCTTGCAGTCACGTTTCCAATAACACAGAAGGAATAGAATTGATCAAGCAGGAGATGCGCGCGCGCTTCGAGGGCCTTCTCTTCGCCAACCTTATCGATTTCGACATGAAATACGGCCACCGCAACGATAGCGAAGGATACGCCCGAGCGCTGATGGAATTCGATGAGGCCGCGCCCGACTATCTCGATCTCCTGTCGGACCAGGAACTGCTTATCATTACATCCGATCACGGCAACGATCCGACAACCCCGAGCACCGACCATTCGCGAGAATATGTTCCCTTGCTTGTGAAGAGCGCCCGCCGGGAACGGGGGACCTGTCTCGGTACTCGCGAGACGTTTGCGGATGTCGGACAAACAATCGCCGCTTTCTTCCGCCTTCCGGTGCTCAAGGCAGGGAAGAGCTTTTTGGGTGATCTTTTGTAG